The Theobroma cacao cultivar B97-61/B2 chromosome 2, Criollo_cocoa_genome_V2, whole genome shotgun sequence genome includes the window GGACTTCAATTTGCATGGGGGGCAGGTTTTAGAAAGATTGATCTCCAAGTGGATAGTAAACTTCTTGGTCAAGCAATATCTTCCTCATTGCATCATCCATGCGTTAATTATGACTTGATTCAGGCTATTGACATATTGGTGAAGAGACAATGGGTGGTACAAATTCGGCATGTCTACAGGGAGGGCAATATTACCGCTGATCATACGGCCAATAAGGGTTTTTCCATTGAAGAACATCTTGTAAGCTATAATAACCCACCTTCTACATTACGACATGTGTTGGCAAATGATGTAATGGGTATTTCTTTCAACGTCTAATTGGACAATAAAATTGTcctttttttaacaaaaaaaaaaaaaaagaaaaacaaagtaagtAAGAGCTTAGAGTGCTTTCATCTTCACACGGGGTTTCAAATCTCTAACCCAACAAAATCAAACTTTTTACTCCAATTCTAATACCCATGCGCTAAACCCATTGACaacccttttctttcttttctgttctttCAACGTCTATACCCATGCCCTGTAGAATGCCTATCGAATTCGTCCTCATCAGCATGGGCCTGGTCCTCAACGGACAactacttttctttctttctcctagAAGTTGTATATTGTTTAATtgtcttttggttttttttaattccctTCAAAAGGCTTCATTGTAGCGTCCGCAACTGGCAACCAACGCTTTTCGAACCATTGCTTTTACCATTTGCTCACAGAAATCAGCAACGGCCAAGAAGTTaaccaaaaaatcaaaatgcgAGCTCTGCTTACTCCAGaaccttctctttctttctcgtCAATCAACACCAACTCTCGCAATCCCAATCCATCCCGAACTCGAACCTCGCTTCATTTCTCTGCGAGAGATGGCGGCCACCGTTTGATCGGACGAAAATCGCGTTTGACCGCTACGAGAGCTGCGTTGGACTCGGCAACTATGGAGCAGTTAGGGCTTAAAGAGTCCGATATTAGAAACCCGGCGATTTCTTCCACGTATCGGAACTCGAAGTTGCCGAAGCCAAATCAGACCGTGCTGGAAGCTCAAGCTAGGGTTTGCACTGGGCCCACGCAGACCAGACCGCTCTCCGAGGAACAGgcttttaaggttttggaCACCATTTTAAGATCAGGTGAAATGTTCGTTAGTCCATTTCTCTCTTATAACTATAATTTTTGTGAAAGgtataacttataatttttatattattctcTCGGAAATTAAAGCTTCTTAAAGTTAATACACATTATCAAGTTTAATTAATGTCGTGAGTAAGGTTGATTTGCCAGAAAGTGATATATTGGAACTTGGAAGTTTTCAAGTAGATAGAGTTTGGTCAAATTTGACGTGCCATGATTTGGAGTCTCTGTTAAAGATCGTAATtacaaagaaattattttctatGGCTGAAGTCAGTTCGGTATCTTTGCATATGTTGACAGTGAGGGGAGAACTAAAAGATGAAGAACAAGTCTCAAAAGCACAACTTGGAGCATTCTTTGCTGGAATGACAATCCGTGCAAATGCCTTTCCTGAAGCGACTCAATGGAGTGAAGGGGAAAGCCGTGCAATGAACATATTTTGGCCCCTTCTAGCACGCGCACTACCAGCTGATATGATCTTCATTGCTGATCCTGAAGGGTCCATAATGGGATCAGGAAGTTCAATAGGGCCTCAGTTTGTTGGGAATGGCACAAGTGAAATGAGATTGGTTGGTGCACTTAGAGAAATTTTGGCAGGAGGCCACCTTGGATACGAGGAAGTCCAAGGTGTTCTGAGAGATGTTCTTCCATTGAAATTGGAAGATGGAAAATCCACTGGAGTAAGTGAATCATTGCTTTCAGCATTCTTAATTGGCCAACGTATGAACAGGGAAACAGACCGTGAACTTAAAGCGTACTGCCTTGCATTTGATGATGAACTTggtatttgatttaaaatattttttaacctttttttagAATGGTGTAAGTGGTTGAGTAAtatcaaccaaatgaaatatACTATCTTCTGGTTAATCTATTAAGCGAACAACAGGTATTCCTCCAGTTGCTGACGTTAGATCATTGACCCATTATGGTGAACCTTATGATGGAAACACACGTTATTTTAGGAGCACATTGTTTGTTGCTGCTGTTAGATCTTGTTACGGTGAATCTTCCTTGCTTCATGGTGTGGAATGGATGCCACCAAAGGTCAGCAGTacttttgtggcatgtgaatcattttatttattatgattaatCCTGGAAAATATATAAGTAGGTGTTGATGTTGAAACTACTGTAGGTCATCCTCTAAGGACAAGTTCATTTGAAAGTAAAGCATCCTTTTGCTGCTATACAATTGTTCTGagtttcaaaatattaaagtgCCAATTCTTGTAACATCAGTTATTATGCACACTCATTGCTCCTAATATTTCATCAATCATAAGGAAGCCATTCTTTTTTCAGGGGGGTGTAACTGAAGAACAAATGCTGAAGTTTATGGGAGCAAACACTAACTTATCCTTGCATCAAGCAAAAGAACTTATTGAGGTTGGCTCACACTTGCTCCTCTCTCTCTATTCTCCCACCCTCCCTCCctccttcctttttctctttccttgtTGAACCTTTCAAAAATGTTATTTCAGGATGAAGAGGTTGGTTTTGCCTACGTGAGTCAACGTGAAGCTCGCCCATCTCTGTATGGAATCTGACTGAACATCTAATgcagttttttttcttttacatttttgtgCGGAAAGACATTTTTTGTTCCccatttcaataaaaaaatgaagaataaaaagttgaagagaaaaagaaaatggataaGAGTTTATTATACATACATTTAACATTTGAATCCCATTTCAAGTTCAAACAAAGCGTTTCTCCTGAAAATGGGTCTAAAAACTAGTCTGTAATTCtaaccaaaattttttgaGTCCATGTTTTCAACTGCCAAATGAATCTTGTTTCAGATAGTATCTTCTCCTTTTATGTTTTATGATGTATAGTGTGTTTAGAAACTTGGTACCTTTTATGTTACACTATTGTGGCTTCTTTGAATAAAGTCCTATATATGATCTTACTCTGGTTGAAATCGAGTTCTTGAGCACCTAAGACAATGATCTCATTAAGGTTGATAGTTGGGCCATAATTCcacatttttcttcctttgttctccAAATTTTAGATGtaattatatacttaattaAGTACTGTATTAATTAATGGTCTATTTGGTGAAAGTTGGTTTTCATTTGGTAAAACATAACATTATCGAATTGGAAACTCTAATATTTTGGGTTTTCAGTGAGAGGGTTGGTCTTGATTTGATATTCTAGTGTATCATGGGTTCATAGGTGTAGCTGGTTATGTTTTTcctataaataaaatgaagcaGGTAAGAATCTTTTATGGTTTTCACAGATATTCGTTGATTGGATTGAGGGAACAAATAAAGAAACGCCCACCACTGGCAACAACTGAAAAGGTTCAGCAATTTATTAGGGTAAGCATATAGATGGATTGTAATGTTAGCTGCGTTAGTTTAATGTATTGTACATATTATGTATGATATGGTATGGATGTGTATATATGTTGTTCTCTCAAAGGATGCTTAATCTGGCTAAAAGTTTGCATGGCATCTTGTCCTAAGAAATCGTGTTCTGTGCTACATCTTTTTATGCTGGTTAAAATGTCCTAAAATAGACTGGTGTGCTTATTTTACGAAGGATGTTGTTTCTCTAACAGGCAAAGGGGAGAGAATCAATTGTTACTGGATTTTATCATGAAGGCTATGAGGAGCCCTTGCTAATGCTTATGAAAAGAAGAGGTGTACATTCTGGTTTGGTAGTGAAGGTTAGAACTTTACGTTTATGaaacaacaacaaaacaaacaaagcCTTTTCCAACTACTTGGCTTTGGCTTTGTTGACAACTTCACCTTTATAATGTAGgttaaatatgaaaatgttTCGGTCAAGGAGAAATAAATAACATAGGATTTACCTTCTATGATAttcaagatttttaatttaatttaaactcagAAAAGTTAAAAGTAATCTGAACAAAACACTTAATTTTGAGACTTTTCTTATTTAAGGGTGAAGAAGGTGCCCTCTCAATGACAACTAGGTTACGATCGGTAAACACATCAGAAAGACTTCCTGTGAACTATTGTTCAGGTTTTCGTTCAGTAGGCATGGAATCAGCTTGTGAAGTGGATGGTTGGTATTAAGCTGTGTCTTCTCTAATccaatttaaaagttataaaatcCTCTTTTTGGTGTATTCTAAAGTTCTGTGGATATTTATGGAACTAAGATTATTAGCAGAATTGATGCATCCAATATCATAATATTGCAGGCGTATCACGTCAGAGTTTCAGGCTTGAGGTTAATGCTATGGACTATGGCTTTGAACCAACTGATACTCCAAGAACTGATAGATcggtaaaattttgaaaatccttCGCTATTATCTTGATCATTCTCTGCCTTTCTAGTTGTTTTATGTCAACTGAGTGATGCACTTGCAGGATGCTTCAAATTCCTTGCCTATTAGCTTACAGCTTTATTTGTTAATAAGGTTGCAAGTGGAATGTTGAATAACATTGTTTATACTTCCAACTGACACCCtaacaagttataaatccGGATTTATGGATAACAAAAATCgcccacccccccccccccctcccccctCTTCTTCTCCCCTTCCAACCGGCCACCCCCAGTAAGGGGCAGAAGAAACTCCTCTTGCCCTTTGTCTCTTCTGTTTGTGATTTTAGAAAACCCAGGGTCATTTGAATGTCTTTGCTGCAATACCAGGTATCAAAGAATATAGAGTTGGGTCTGGCAGCTCTGCATGGCCAAAAAGGGCCAGCATATGATAGAATTGTTTTAAATGCTGGAATTGTGGACCATTTACTAGGATGTGATGGTGCAGAAGATGTATCCTTAGCTCTTGATAGAGCCAGAGAAGCCATGGACAGTGGTAAGGCTCTTAGGAGGCTCCTACATTACATAAAGATGTCGCACAAGGGAAAATGAATCAGTATGAACAGTGAAGCAGTGCTCGCTTCATTTCAATTCTTGTAGATCAGTGttgtaaaattaataaaagttgTTAAAAGAGGAAAGGATAGAAAGGGGAATCTTACAGATTTTCTATTTTGGGTTTTCGTTTTTAATAGCATTAAAGTTTTTTAGTGTGTAAAATTAGCTCAAAAGCCAATGTCATTGATTATTTCTTGTTGTATTAGTCTGTGGATTTTGGTTCTTAAGAAGTAAATGCCTTACTGTTTTTCTTTAATCGGGGGATGTGGATTTGTGAATTTTTGTGGAATATCAGTATAATACAGATTCAAAATCCTGTATTTAGTGGATTATATTTGTAATACTACTACTTTTAGTTCCTAGAAGCCGCAGTTGCATAATTTAAAATGGGTGGATCATAATAATGAGTAACGTGTCATTTTCCAAACACAACCTGCCGCTGCTTTGCTCTCCACTTAAAAAGATTAGATGATCGAGCTACATTTACGTCGTAAGTGCAATGGTTACCTCTCCCAGACTCCTataattattcataaaaaGTCTAGATGAACACTAGTCATTCCATCAATCAACGCAGAAATTGCTAAAACAACCTAGCTAGATTATTTCTGCTGCCGAAAGAGATTCTCATCCCATTATTTTCCCAAAGACAACTGGCTTGAATTCACTCAATTTATGTAAAGAATGATTTGTTAGTGACTTGAAGTGTTCTCATATCTGAAGAGCAGCTGCAATGGAACCGGCAAGGCTAAGAATTTCAAATGGAGGTTTGCTCATCACCGCTTTCACTGTCTGAGGGCATGAATCAGTGATCCAGAAGTAGGTCAGCCCATTCTCAGGATGCCCTACATAAATTGAAACATCAGGCAGTAGCTGATGAAACTAAACAGGAACTGCAGAAATCTGCAACCGCAGTGAGAGCAAAATTTCTTCGTCTCTCTTGTGACCCACttgataatataaatattcagcATCTAAATGCTGTGACTATGTCATGAATAATGTCTGCTAAATGGTAATTCAAGGAGATACTAGGATTTTCACATTAACATAAGTAACAATTAAAGTTTgagttatttttgtttatggaaattcattctctctctttctttttcttcttttaagatgaaaattcattctctAAACTCTATACCTCTGAAGATATTTAGGGTTCAAGTTCTCCTTTAGTTTACAGATCCTGAAAATCATCTCAATGACATCAACTATAATATTCTAAACTCAGTAAAGAGTATCTAGTATGATATTCagttaattatatttgaaaaagtaAGTCATCACCACAAAGCAATGCtgttcttttctccttttattaaaaaattttttttgtaggaATGAGTCTTCCAAAATGCTACTGTATAAGTGCATGCAATACCTCCATTATCACATTCAAAGCGTTGCCATGACCTGTTGGGGAAAATTCCATGCGTCACATAGGCACTTATTTTTGCTGCTCCATTGGCCGCTAATACTCTCTGAAAGACATGGACATGATGAGAAGTTAAATAGGAATTGCAGACTTTACaatccattaacaagaaagagATTTCTGTTGcctatttcttttccttttgccTCTTGCAGAGATGTGGATTTAACCATGGTTGGATGTGGGTATATGAACTTAAAAAGACTGAGTGAAGAGGAAATCCTAGTTAGGAGTTACACACCTGGCATTCAATCAGAGTGCCACCTGATTGAACCAAATCATCAACAATCACAACATGGCGTCCTGCAGCTTCTCCCTCTTTAATACGTACAATTCGTTGGTCCCCTATCCGAACTTTATTACAAACAATCTGTTATCAGTTTGAAAAGGTTATGCCAACATCCATATGCAATAAACAAGTTTTTGAGCAGTAAGAATGAGAGATGTATGCAGAGTTTTACAAGATAAAGCTGAACAATCATTAGATACAACTCTAGTGCAGAAGAAGGAAGACCTAGGTCACAtctataaaaaagaagaagaaaacgtTAGGTCACAtctataaaaaagaagaagaaaacgtATTCTCTGGTAATCCCCCCACAGATGTGATGGCACTTATATAGGATCCTTCTTTTCCCATCAATTGAAAGGTTACTTCCAGATAATGTCCATCCATTTTATTTAAGTCTACAGAAACAAGTAAGAGCATCAGAGAACAAATGGTAATGGAATACTACCTGCAATAGCATGCTGTTTGTATTCCAAGATTAGTTACAAACTAGATGCCACAGAAAACAACACAGCACCGAAAACTGAACCATAACATTCAATCTTACGCACTTATAACCACATCATTAAAATGGCAGACCAGAAACATATAATGCTAGAATCTTGCGTCTCTCAAACAAATTATTTAGACCTTACATTTGCCCCTAGCCTGATACTAAAGCTGAAAACACAGCACTCTTGTGAAAAACTAGATTTGATAAGACACATTCCAAGAAAACATGAACCCAAGAGACAATCTCCTCTTTGACAAGGTCAAATGCTTGCCCTAAGATGCCTGCCTGCATAGGTTTCAATGTATTAAAAAGACTCTTCCagcttttttcttcctctccaGCATGATTTTCCTAAATGTGAGTACGTTGTTACTTAATGTGCTGCTGAGGGGGCCAAATCAATTAGTCATTTTCAATCTGGATCACAAACTTTCAGCTTATTCACGATCAATGCTTTATAGGTAAAATGAAgtataaaaagttttaaaaatgtacAATGATTCAATAGTGTGAACAAACAATAAGATCTGACACTAGTAGGCTAGTGACTTGATGGATGAATAAATGTGTGGTAAACACAACTTCAAATGAGGTACATCATCCTTGTTTGTTATGCAGATCTTATATACCGTTGGAAAATGTTGCAGCTGCTTATGAAATCTTTTCCAAGCACCATCATCAGGAAAAGCAATGGATATCtgaaaaatgaacaaaattatAGCAGAATATTAGAAATTTAAAacagttttaagaaaatactCTTTCCAACATATAGCGTGACCAGTAACATAatccaaataaatttaatgaagaacAAAATCTCTATGAAAGTTGATTTTGGTTCAACTTAAAAATGAGTGTAAGACTTAATAACTGAAGggggaaaaaataaaaagacaaaccCTTCTCAACTTGAGAACTTCAAAAGCATAGAAATCGTACACAAGAGAGCCATAACATATACTGTCTCGCCATCCTTGAGAATTCTATATTTAAGGTTTCATCACAACATTATCCAATTAACCTATAACAAATCTCACAAACAGAAGCACAAACAATAACTATCACTTGccttggaaaaaaaaaaaacatacacCCAACAATACAGGGTATAACCTTACATTGTCAGAGTCAGGGAGCTGTTGAAGCCTATTCTTAAGCAAAGGTATCCCACTCTCAAAGCAAGGCAATATATTATCACCAAAGTAGAATCTCTCCTGAGAAAACACGAAAAACAAgtcaaaacttttttcaaagaaatgatCAGAAACATAGCTTCTAAACAGACAGAATAAAACATTAGTATATCAAAAACAGAACCTGCAAAGCATGGATATCAAATGTCACTAAGCTAGTAGGCCCTCCTCTAGAAGTCGGTATATTCGACAATATCCTAGCGAGAGTAAAAGCCGTCGCGACATCTCCCTCGTCCTCCATTCTCTCAGAGGTTCCGGTAGGGAAAAACGGGAGAACTAGCGTGAAGGAGGAAATGAACAGTTTTGGCAATGCATAGATAACAGATAACTGCTCGAAAATCACTCCCGGCGAACTAAATGAGGCTAAGAAGGCTACATGTTGCCCCCGAATTCCGTGTGCATTTGGTATAAATAAGTTAGGAAATCCATCTTCAAATGtcctaaaataaatatataattcaacTTAGCAACCATTTCTCTAAAATGTTAACATTCAGTGGAAATTTAATGATAAGGTTACCGCCAGGTGATGCTGCGGATCTCAATGGCGTCTGACTCAGCAGCAATTCTCTCGGCGAGCGCCTTGGTCTCGGCGCAGAAAAAAAGGCAGACTTTTTTGACGGTTTTAACGGCGGAATCGGAGGCCGAAGCGGCGGCCATTGACAtcgaagaagaaggagaattTTGGATCAAATGGATCGGTTCGGTTCCGGAGAGGAACTCGACGCTCCAATTCGGAGGTTGATTTTCAAAGCTCTTAATCTGACACCGAAAACGACTGCATTTCTTGTCGCTTGACAAAATCGAAAATGGTTTAGAAGAAGTGAAGTTGGAGAAGATCTTTTTTCGGTTTTGGAAAGAGGAAGGGAGTGGTGGCGACGTGGCCGCCATAGCGGCTATCACACTGTTAGGTGGGTTCTTGAGGAGGGGGACTCTaattttcctctttctttgtACTGACTCGTAGTAGCATTTGTTTTGAGGTTCTAGCTGCTGGCGTTGGGGTTGGTTTCTGTCGGTTTAAAGAATACGGGGGAGGATGAGTTGACTGTTGATTCGGTTCGGTAGGAGTTTTTTGGATTTCCATAAATACCCCATGCGATTAAAATGGCACGTTTTTCGCGCGTGTTCTACTGTGATTTTAGTAGCCAAACGCTTCACGCCTCGACTAAATTACGTAAGCAGTGGTTTTGCTGAGTTAATTCTCTATGAAAGAAAGTTTGGTACGTGATGAAACAGATTCCAATAATTGTTGTATATTTTAACAGAAATAATTGACGTATGCATCTGTATAAATTCGGTGCTAATAACGTTATAGTTAtagtttaaatataaattataataaaaaaaatttaaataaatttttatttttttattatgttcaattaagtatttatatttatattttaaactaaatatatttttatgactaataattaattaactgtTATTAGTTAAAACATCACATGCCACTGTATAaaacatgatgatgatatgacATGCTAATCACATGTTATGATGAATAGTGACCTAACATGTTAATGTAATATGATGATATGATtatgtaatatttttcataatccACCTCAATGTCATGTCAATACcatataagtataaaaataataagtgatgttttaattaataacagTTAAGTTAGTTATAAGTActtatttgatccaaaataaaaatgtaaaaactttgattgaactcaataaaaaataaaaatttatttaaactttttttaataattcaatGACTTTTTAAAGCATTATGCgattataaaaaaatgctaaacagtttaaataattctaaatagagatatagaaaattttgttcttaaaatttaatagtgtttattttttgatgtcattgtttttatctctttgttttttctaaaaaaaaaaagaaataagcaGATTGTTTATCCATTTAAATAGTTTGCCCCAACTATTATTTGTTGTAATAATTAATCTCAAGATGATCCAAGTATTATCCTATCTTTATAAAAATACATGGTATAAATGTTCAAAAGGATTCCTAaactttttaagaaaattcaaataagttcttatttttttattacattcaatcaaatcttgtattttaatttagattaaataaatttttgtacttttattttgagtcaaataagtttttataattaatagttgacttagtcaaaatatcacttatcattttttattacattgcATTGATGTGGCGTTCCGATATATTACAATGAGTGATAATGTAACATTCTGGTGTGGTATGATAACATGATTATGTGACATTTTTCAAATCTTATGACAAAATACATTTATTTTTGGAGTAAAATAGGCGACATGTTTTTTCTATACATTGgtaatattaaaattcaagGAATACTCTTATAGGGTAATTGGTATAGATATCGTACTACTTAGAGCTTATAAAACTTTTGGACTTAAAGGTTAATTATCTCACCCTCTACTTTTATATAGATATTTCAAactccaataaacttagaattatttttaatttcattaaaaataattcaagtttATTAACCACaaaatcactccaccatagattcatgaTTGTACTCTtggattaattataattataaaaaataattcaatacttgatattaattattagttgtccaattgcaaactttatattgtaaaccctcataaccattcaatgataaaaagtgaaattactgttttaccttttatgtcaattttgccttctagtctcaaatttcatccaattagtaattcaatactctagatataatattttgagTGTCCAGGTGTGATGAGTaactaattcatcaatccactagGCCCAAATTACTCactaattttcttgaaattacTAGAAGCAATATTAATACTATAAACTCCGTTATTTGGATATATATTCCCAAATGTACATCTTGATTATAATTCCAAAATACAGAGTCTAGATCAAcactttatgatgatcatacTCATagtaaatcaaagattataaggagattaaatATGAATCCTATATCTATCAGGATTTCAATCCTACTGTAAGCAAATGCATAGGTGTAAGATCAAGATTTAAGCAAcagttaaacttaaatttgattatcaCATGATTCTAGTTCATGTAATAGTGTTATTACTCGAAGTTAACTATttcgatgatttgagactcattATTCCCTTGAAGTGAATCACATTCATTTTGTTGGAAGTAATCTGAACACTATAGccttaacacaataaagtgaccaactttattatatggttgtgaacaatttttagattcaattaaaacaCATGTCTCttatgtatgactcttcatacaaatgtattttaatatctcaatagaatcaCGGTAtcttaataactagataatgaatgcttatttaaaataaacccttcttcttattatcaaaatgtactttcattacaaatttaatgaaattaagcaTGAAAATATACTTACTTTCAaaggcaccatattctcaaaattcctaacaatCTCTCACTTGCCCTTAAGCAAGTATGACATATCTCTCATTCCAAGACCTTCTAAATGATCATCGAAACTCTTTTATGTTAAAGTCTTTGCGAATAGATCGGCGGGGTTCTgctcttttgaaattttcttcaCAAGTACTTTTCCACGTTATATGATATCTCGAATGAGATGATAGTTCCTTTCAATATGTTTTGCTGCTTTATGATTCTGCGGTTCTTTTGAGTTATCCATTGCACCACTGTTATCACAATAGAGTGTAATAAGCTTGTCCGCATTTGGAATTCCTTCAAGGTCCATAAGGAACGTACGAAGCCATGTAGCTTCCTTT containing:
- the LOC18609534 gene encoding anthranilate phosphoribosyltransferase yields the protein MRALLTPEPSLSFSSINTNSRNPNPSRTRTSLHFSARDGGHRLIGRKSRLTATRAALDSATMEQLGLKESDIRNPAISSTYRNSKLPKPNQTVLEAQARVCTGPTQTRPLSEEQAFKVLDTILRSVRGELKDEEQVSKAQLGAFFAGMTIRANAFPEATQWSEGESRAMNIFWPLLARALPADMIFIADPEGSIMGSGSSIGPQFVGNGTSEMRLVGALREILAGGHLGYEEVQGVLRDVLPLKLEDGKSTGVSESLLSAFLIGQRMNRETDRELKAYCLAFDDELGIPPVADVRSLTHYGEPYDGNTRYFRSTLFVAAVRSCYGESSLLHGVEWMPPKGGVTEEQMLKFMGANTNLSLHQAKELIEDEEVGFAYVSQREARPSLYSLIGLREQIKKRPPLATTEKVQQFIRAKGRESIVTGFYHEGYEEPLLMLMKRRGVHSGLVVKGEEGALSMTTRLRSVNTSERLPVNYCSGFRSVGMESACEVDGVSRQSFRLEVNAMDYGFEPTDTPRTDRSVSKNIELGLAALHGQKGPAYDRIVLNAGIVDHLLGCDGAEDVSLALDRAREAMDSGKALRRLLHYIKMSHKGK
- the LOC18609535 gene encoding ribose-phosphate pyrophosphokinase 4, translating into MAATSPPLPSSFQNRKKIFSNFTSSKPFSILSSDKKCSRFRCQIKSFENQPPNWSVEFLSGTEPIHLIQNSPSSSMSMAAASASDSAVKTVKKVCLFFCAETKALAERIAAESDAIEIRSITWRTFEDGFPNLFIPNAHGIRGQHVAFLASFSSPGVIFEQLSVIYALPKLFISSFTLVLPFFPTGTSERMEDEGDVATAFTLARILSNIPTSRGGPTSLVTFDIHALQERFYFGDNILPCFESGIPLLKNRLQQLPDSDNISIAFPDDGAWKRFHKQLQHFPTIVCNKVRIGDQRIVRIKEGEAAGRHVVIVDDLVQSGGTLIECQRVLAANGAAKISAYVTHGIFPNRSWQRFECDNGGHPENGLTYFWITDSCPQTVKAVMSKPPFEILSLAGSIAAALQI